One window of Medicago truncatula cultivar Jemalong A17 chromosome 2, MtrunA17r5.0-ANR, whole genome shotgun sequence genomic DNA carries:
- the LOC11423575 gene encoding FBD-associated F-box protein At5g38590, translated as MSKQKISTSVIDRISSFPDDILIRILSSLPIEQACVTSILSKRWTHLWCFVPDLDFTKTKWKDQESYSRFEEFVFSVLYSREAAGNHSINTFILDIEYDSSELLLDGIKNIHKWVDIVVKSKVQNIHLYPHVPLNGEETILPKFPMSSILSCTTLVVLKLRWFNLTVVSDLSIRLPSLKTLHLKEIYFDQQRDFMMLLDGCPVLEDLQLCYIYMTRQSHHSLDDFESSSMLKKLNRADITDCECYFPVKSLSNLEFLRIKLSEVYHPRDFPTFNNLTWLVLNYDWDIVVQVLHHCPKLQNLDLYQVRGEDEWEYEYEFFAEKENWANPKFVPSCLTSNLTTCTMWDFAYAGQQLMDIRDFPTSETSEHEVSSPTPAANPLPPPYRICKNRSEAWDHFIVVLEEEKRAKCIYCPKEIKFNGGTSSMRNH; from the exons ATGTCTAAGCAGAAAATTTCGACGTCGGTGATAGATAGGATTAGCAGTTTTCCCGACGACATCCTGATTCgcattctctcttctcttcccaTTGAACAAGCCTGTGTCACTTCCATTCTTTCAAAGCGATGGACTCATCTTTGGTGTTTTGTTCCCGATCTTGACTTCACCAAAACCAAATGGAAAGACCAAGAATCCTATTCCCGCTTCGAGGAATTCGTCTTCTCCGTCTTGTACTCACGAGAAGCTGCTGGTAATCATTCCATCAACACTTTCATCCTTGACATTGAATACGATTCCTCTGAACTTCTCTTAGATGGCATTAAAAATATCCACAAATGGGTTGACATAGTGGTTAAAAGCAAAGTTCAAAACATCCATCTCTATCCTCATGTCCCTCTTAACGGTGAGGAAACAATACTCCCTAAGTTTCCTATGAGTAGTATCCTTAGTTGTACAACCCTTGTAGTTCTCAAGCTTCGTTGGTTCAATTTAACTGTGGTTAGTGATCTTTCTATTAGATTACCCTCACTAAAAACCCTACATTTGAAAGAGATTTACTTTGATCAGCAACGTGATTTTATGATGCTTCTAGATGGATGTCCAGTTCTTGAAGATCTTCAACTATGTTATATATACATGACACGTCAGAGTCATCATTCTCTTGATGACTTTGAAAGCAGctcaatgttaaaaaaattgaacagaGCAGATATTACTGACTGTGAATGCTATTTTCCGGTGAAATCACTTTCAAATTTGGAGTTTCTACGCATAAAACTATCCGAG gtTTATCACCCTCGTGACTTTCCTACGTTCAACAATTTGACTTGGTTAGTGCTCAACTATGATTGGGATATAGTTGTTCAAGTGCTCCATCATTGCCCTAAGCTTCAAAATCTTGACCTTTATCAG gtACGAGGCGAAGACGAATGGGAGTACGAATATGAGTTCTTtgcagaaaaagaaaattgggcCAATCCAAAATTTGTTCCAAGTTGTCTTACATCAAACCTTACAACTTGCACTATGTGGGACTTTGCATATGCAGGCCAACAAC TGATGGATATTCGTGACTTTCCAACCTCTGAAACATCAGAGCATGAGGTTTCTAGTCCTACCCCTGCTGCCAATCCATTACCTCCTCCCTATCGGATATGCAAGAATCGCTCAGAAGCATGGGATCACTTTATAGTTGTTTTAGAGGAGGAAAAGAGAGCAAAATGTATTTACTGTCCCAAGGAGATAAAGTTTAACGGTGGAACAAGTTCAATGAGAAATCATTAG
- the LOC11423576 gene encoding uncharacterized protein, whose product MMSAKYTPISAVSGGRKNLKMCVRVAHIWLIREKKVPTSIIFMNMLLVDEKGGRIHATTRKDLVAKFRSMVQEGGTYQLENAIVDFNESPYKVTSHKHKLSMMHNSTFTKVHLPAIPMNVFEFKPFNEILSSTVEEVSTGRT is encoded by the exons atgatgtctgccaaatacactccaatctcagctgtttctggaggaagaaagaatctCAAGATGTGTGTGCGAGTTGCTCACATTTGGTTGATTCGAGAGAAGAAGGTCCCCACTAGCAtcattttcatgaacatgttactggtcgatgaaaag GGTGGACGTATTCACGCCACAACTAGAAAAGATTTGGTGGCAAAGTTCAGGTCCATGGTTCAAGAAGGGGGTACATATCAGCTTGAAAATGCAATTGTAGATTTTAATGAAAGTCCTTATAAGGTAACTTCACACAAACATAAGCTTAGTATGATGCACAATTCAACTTTTACCAAAGTACACTTGCCTGCTATCCCTATGAACGTTTTTGAGTTCAAGCCATTCAATGAAATTCTCTCTTCAACTGTCGAGGAAGTATCTACGGGTAGGACTTGA